The following are encoded in a window of Sulfurimonas sp. C5 genomic DNA:
- a CDS encoding ribokinase, with amino-acid sequence MKIINFGSINIDHVYSVDHFVRPGETLSSKNYTVFSGGKGANQSIALARANADVIHVGNIGLDGVWLKEKMEKEGIDIHLIKTVKAPTGHAVIQVNSEGENAIIIHGGANETFKPSDIKKALKTANAGDIVLLQNEINAVDKILKYTKDKDLKVVFNPAPMTDAVKDYPLELVDVFIINETEGEALSGEKKPEKIIKAMSKLYPKSAVVLTLGKKGVIYSEDKTVIKVDALKVKAVDTTGAGDTFIGYFLAELSRGIRIEKCLKTAVKASSICVTKKGAADSIPIIG; translated from the coding sequence ATGAAGATAATCAATTTCGGATCTATTAATATAGACCATGTATATAGTGTAGATCATTTTGTTCGTCCCGGTGAAACGCTCAGCAGTAAAAACTACACTGTTTTTAGCGGCGGTAAAGGTGCAAATCAGTCCATAGCCTTAGCACGTGCAAATGCAGATGTGATCCATGTTGGAAACATAGGATTAGACGGTGTATGGCTCAAAGAGAAAATGGAAAAAGAAGGGATAGATATACATCTTATAAAAACAGTTAAAGCACCTACGGGGCATGCTGTCATACAGGTAAACTCTGAAGGTGAAAATGCGATCATAATCCACGGTGGGGCTAACGAAACATTTAAACCTAGTGACATCAAAAAAGCACTTAAAACTGCAAATGCAGGCGACATTGTACTTTTACAAAATGAGATAAACGCCGTCGATAAAATCCTAAAGTATACTAAAGATAAAGATCTCAAAGTGGTCTTTAACCCTGCCCCGATGACAGACGCCGTTAAAGATTATCCCCTTGAGCTTGTAGATGTATTTATAATAAATGAAACAGAAGGCGAAGCTCTAAGCGGTGAGAAAAAGCCTGAGAAAATAATCAAAGCCATGAGTAAGCTGTATCCAAAAAGTGCCGTTGTTTTAACACTTGGCAAAAAAGGTGTGATCTACTCTGAAGATAAAACAGTTATAAAAGTAGATGCATTAAAAGTAAAGGCGGTAGACACTACGGGAGCCGGTGATACTTTTATAGGTTACTTTTTAGCCGAGCTTTCACGTGGAATAAGAATAGAAAAATGTCTAAAGACGGCGGTGAAAGCCTCGAGTATTTGTGTAACAAAAAAAGGAGCTGCGGATTCTATTCCTATTATAGGTTGA
- a CDS encoding class 1 fructose-bisphosphatase, whose amino-acid sequence MENIFDAIQASAKRIKNAIDIKDIGYSQQENSSGETQLQLDIQCDMIIEEEFSKVASVHTISSEEKEHAEELHTDGKYFISYDPLDGSSLVDVNLSVGSIFGIYEGGFGAENMVASCYVVYGPRVEMVFAQNKVKLYLLQAGEFEYVKEIRLTEKGKLNAPGGTQQNWAPYHKEMVDSFFKEGYRLRYSGGMVPDLHQILLKGGGLFSYPGTSDKPEGKLRRLFEVFPFAFVYEKAGGEAIDGKGRLLELGYRHLHDTSPCFFGSKYEIARVKEVYSQNG is encoded by the coding sequence ATGGAAAATATATTTGATGCAATACAAGCAAGTGCAAAAAGAATTAAAAACGCTATAGATATTAAAGATATAGGTTACTCACAACAAGAGAACTCTTCTGGTGAGACACAACTTCAGTTAGACATTCAGTGTGACATGATCATTGAAGAGGAATTTTCAAAAGTTGCTTCAGTACATACAATTTCATCAGAAGAGAAAGAGCACGCCGAAGAGTTACATACAGATGGAAAATATTTTATCTCTTACGATCCACTCGATGGTTCATCTTTAGTGGACGTAAACTTAAGTGTTGGAAGTATTTTTGGTATCTACGAAGGTGGTTTCGGTGCTGAAAACATGGTTGCATCTTGTTATGTAGTATACGGTCCGAGAGTTGAAATGGTATTTGCACAAAATAAAGTAAAACTCTATCTTCTTCAAGCTGGTGAATTTGAGTATGTTAAAGAGATCAGACTTACTGAAAAAGGTAAATTAAATGCACCGGGCGGTACGCAACAAAACTGGGCACCGTATCATAAAGAGATGGTAGACTCTTTCTTTAAAGAGGGATATCGTCTACGTTATTCAGGTGGTATGGTTCCTGATCTTCATCAAATCTTACTTAAAGGGGGCGGATTATTCAGTTACCCTGGAACTAGTGATAAACCGGAGGGGAAACTTCGCCGTTTATTTGAAGTATTCCCTTTTGCTTTTGTATATGAAAAAGCAGGCGGTGAAGCGATTGACGGTAAAGGGAGACTTTTAGAGTTAGGTTATAGACACCTTCACGATACATCTCCGTGTTTCTTTGGTTCAAAGTATGAGATTGCTCGTGTAAAAGAGGTTTATTCTCAAAATGGATAA
- a CDS encoding YggT family protein, translating into MIAEIIQGLGGILIALINVYIWVVIIAALISFVNPDPYNPIVQFLYRITNPAYALVRKFMRTNFNGIDLAPLVIIIALQVVIVILSSLLRHL; encoded by the coding sequence ATGATAGCAGAGATTATTCAAGGTTTAGGCGGTATTTTAATAGCGCTCATTAATGTTTATATTTGGGTAGTGATTATTGCGGCACTTATCAGTTTTGTGAATCCTGATCCGTATAACCCGATTGTACAGTTTCTTTACAGAATTACAAACCCTGCTTATGCACTTGTTAGAAAGTTTATGAGAACTAATTTCAATGGTATCGACTTAGCTCCGCTAGTGATTATTATCGCTCTTCAAGTGGTAATTGTAATCTTAAGCTCTCTATTAAGACACCTGTAA
- the metG gene encoding methionine--tRNA ligase, translating into MSKYITTPIYYVNGEAHIGHAYTTFIADSLARYYRLKNEKTFFLTGTDEHGQKIEESAQKNNKPTQQFADEISASFKNLWDEFEISYDKFIRTTDADHKKGVQHAFMKMYEKGDVYKGEYEGHYCVSCETFFPETQLIDGEFCPDCGRSTNIVKEESYFFKLSKYEDALLKHYEENPDFIMPKSRANEVVSFVKGGLRDLSVTRTSFTWGVQMPEELNDDKHVMYVWLDALLNYVTALGYGNDNAKMEDFWPADIQLVGKDILRFHAIYWPAFLMSLDLPLPKHIGAHGWWTRDGEKMSKSKGNVVSPKEVADAYGAENLRYFMLREVPFGQDGDFSQRAFIDRINSELSNDLGNLLNRIIGMSGKYSDFEIDSVDVEKYHSKEMAQVNEVVASLDTFMENLQPHRYLEELWKLFSIGNGAIAEHEPWVKMKNDQKDQALATVALVANILAKAAVMLHPIMPKTTATIADALEFTINNESYNELIIDKKLLKVFNIKKVPPLFPRIEEPLMPEAPKAEPNPPKEAKKEEPKEKEETDNLIEIGQFFETKLKVGTVVEAEEVPKSSKLLKLQVDLGEGKNRQIIAGIKEFYAPADLVNTQVCVVANLKPAKLMGNLSEGMLLAAKDEDGLCLVRPEKPKKAGTPIG; encoded by the coding sequence TTGAGTAAATATATAACAACACCGATCTATTATGTAAACGGAGAAGCTCACATTGGGCATGCTTACACAACATTTATAGCTGATTCGTTAGCAAGATACTACAGACTAAAAAACGAAAAAACTTTCTTCTTGACTGGTACTGATGAACACGGTCAAAAGATCGAAGAATCTGCACAAAAAAACAATAAACCTACGCAGCAGTTTGCTGATGAAATCAGTGCTTCGTTTAAAAATCTTTGGGACGAGTTTGAGATCTCTTACGATAAGTTTATCCGTACAACTGATGCTGATCATAAAAAAGGCGTACAGCATGCATTTATGAAAATGTATGAGAAAGGTGATGTATATAAAGGGGAATACGAAGGACACTACTGTGTAAGTTGTGAAACATTTTTCCCTGAAACTCAGTTAATTGACGGTGAATTCTGTCCTGACTGCGGTAGAAGTACAAATATCGTAAAAGAGGAAAGCTACTTTTTTAAACTTTCAAAATATGAAGATGCACTTTTAAAACACTACGAAGAAAATCCTGACTTTATCATGCCTAAGTCACGTGCAAACGAAGTTGTAAGTTTCGTAAAAGGCGGTTTGAGAGATCTTTCAGTAACTCGTACATCATTTACTTGGGGTGTTCAAATGCCTGAGGAATTAAATGATGATAAACACGTTATGTATGTATGGTTAGATGCCCTTCTTAATTACGTTACAGCTCTTGGATACGGTAATGATAATGCTAAAATGGAAGATTTCTGGCCTGCAGATATTCAACTTGTTGGAAAAGACATCTTACGTTTCCATGCTATTTACTGGCCGGCATTCTTAATGAGTTTAGACTTACCTCTTCCAAAACACATCGGTGCACACGGTTGGTGGACACGTGACGGTGAGAAGATGAGTAAATCTAAAGGGAATGTTGTATCTCCTAAAGAGGTTGCAGATGCATACGGTGCTGAAAATTTACGTTACTTCATGCTTCGTGAAGTACCGTTTGGTCAAGACGGTGACTTTTCTCAAAGAGCATTTATTGATCGTATAAATTCGGAACTTAGTAACGATCTTGGTAACCTTTTAAACCGTATTATCGGTATGAGCGGTAAATACAGTGATTTTGAGATTGATAGCGTTGATGTAGAAAAATATCACTCTAAAGAGATGGCTCAAGTAAACGAAGTTGTAGCTTCACTTGATACTTTTATGGAAAATTTACAACCGCATAGATACCTTGAAGAGTTATGGAAACTGTTCTCAATCGGAAACGGTGCTATCGCAGAACATGAACCATGGGTAAAAATGAAAAATGATCAAAAAGATCAAGCTCTTGCAACTGTTGCTCTTGTAGCAAACATCTTGGCAAAAGCAGCTGTAATGCTTCACCCTATTATGCCGAAAACTACTGCTACAATCGCAGATGCACTTGAGTTTACAATCAATAACGAAAGCTATAATGAGCTTATTATTGATAAAAAACTGTTGAAAGTATTTAATATCAAAAAAGTGCCGCCTCTCTTCCCGCGTATTGAAGAGCCTTTAATGCCTGAAGCTCCAAAAGCGGAACCAAACCCTCCGAAAGAGGCTAAAAAAGAAGAGCCTAAAGAAAAAGAGGAAACAGATAACCTGATCGAAATCGGTCAATTTTTTGAAACAAAACTCAAAGTAGGTACAGTTGTTGAAGCTGAAGAGGTACCAAAAAGTTCTAAACTTTTAAAACTTCAAGTTGATCTTGGTGAAGGAAAAAATCGTCAAATCATAGCTGGAATCAAAGAATTCTATGCTCCTGCAGATCTTGTAAATACACAAGTGTGTGTGGTAGCGAATCTAAAACCTGCAAAACTTATGGGAAATCTCAGTGAAGGAATGCTTCTTGCTGCTAAGGATGAAGACGGTTTATGTTTAGTAAGACCGGAAAAACCTAAAAAAGCAGGCACACCTATTGGATGA
- a CDS encoding glutamine--tRNA ligase/YqeY domain fusion protein yields MSEHKDFLRTIVEKDLESGKYKEVITRFPPEPNGFPHIGHAKSIAINFGIARDYNGRCNLRMDDTNPTTEDTKYVEALKDAVEWLGFKWDNHVRYTSDYFDKLYEYAIELVKMGKAYVDSLDEETMREYRGTVTQPGRRSEYAERSVEENLDLLERMKNGEFKDGEHVLRAKIDMSAANMKMRDPLLYRIRHAHHYRAGDKWAIYPMYDFGHCLSDYIEGVTHSICTLEFENNRDIYDWVLDTLKLEPPRPYQHEFARLGINYTVMSKRLLLELVNKEYVNGWDDPRLPTIAGYRRRGYTPESILNFCDSIGIAKANSTVDVAQLEFAIRDDLNTKVPRVMAVLDPLKVTIENYEGSEELEASYYPEDVPKEGSRKIPFSKTIYIEREDFSENPPKGYFRLTPEQPVRLKHAYIITCKEVVKDAEGNITEIIAEYNPNSKSGQDTSGIKVKSAIQWVDAASAKTVEVRLYDRLYKNEAPESLDDLNPDSLKVISNALIEPAVITERPDERFQFERQGYFYADPINYTDEKPVFNKIVGLKDSWSKKEKATAQKEDKKPQEKKVQIDGEVEPMTETEQALFDKYTNELKLNSMVADILARDEQLSSFYAEALSVNNSAVTTANIVANEVARELKEKQVSDLKFTAVQIAELVKMVDDETISNKIAKQVLEEMSTSGENPAQIVEAKGLIQISDPAQILPIIEEIIAKNPDNVEKFKAGNTKLLGFFVGQVLKATGGKANPQVVNQLVAEQLK; encoded by the coding sequence ATGAGTGAGCACAAAGATTTTTTACGTACAATAGTCGAAAAAGATTTAGAATCAGGCAAATATAAAGAGGTTATTACAAGGTTTCCACCGGAGCCAAATGGTTTCCCCCATATTGGTCATGCTAAGTCTATCGCTATCAACTTCGGTATTGCACGTGATTACAATGGTCGCTGTAACCTTAGAATGGACGATACAAACCCGACTACAGAAGACACAAAATACGTTGAAGCACTTAAAGATGCAGTAGAGTGGCTAGGTTTTAAATGGGATAACCATGTACGTTATACGTCTGATTATTTTGACAAACTTTACGAATACGCAATTGAGCTTGTAAAAATGGGCAAAGCTTACGTTGACTCATTAGATGAAGAGACTATGCGTGAATACCGCGGTACTGTTACACAGCCGGGACGCCGTAGTGAATATGCAGAGCGTTCTGTTGAAGAGAACCTCGATCTTTTAGAGAGAATGAAAAACGGTGAATTTAAAGATGGTGAGCACGTTCTAAGAGCTAAGATCGATATGTCTGCAGCAAATATGAAAATGCGTGATCCTCTTTTATACCGCATACGTCATGCTCATCACTATAGAGCAGGGGACAAGTGGGCAATTTATCCTATGTATGACTTTGGTCACTGTTTGTCTGATTATATTGAAGGTGTAACTCACTCAATCTGTACACTGGAATTTGAAAATAACCGTGATATTTACGACTGGGTATTAGATACGCTAAAACTAGAACCGCCACGCCCTTACCAACATGAATTTGCACGTCTTGGTATTAACTACACTGTTATGAGTAAAAGATTGCTTTTAGAATTAGTTAACAAAGAGTATGTAAACGGTTGGGACGATCCGCGTCTTCCTACAATTGCAGGATACAGAAGAAGAGGTTATACACCTGAATCTATTTTAAACTTCTGTGATTCAATAGGTATTGCAAAAGCAAACTCAACGGTTGATGTTGCACAGCTTGAATTTGCTATTAGAGATGATCTAAATACTAAAGTACCGCGTGTAATGGCAGTGCTTGATCCTCTAAAAGTGACAATTGAGAACTATGAAGGCAGCGAAGAGCTTGAAGCTTCATACTATCCTGAAGATGTACCTAAAGAGGGTTCAAGAAAGATACCTTTCTCTAAAACAATTTACATAGAGCGTGAAGACTTTTCAGAGAATCCTCCAAAAGGATACTTCCGTTTAACGCCTGAACAGCCTGTACGTCTAAAACACGCTTACATCATTACATGTAAAGAGGTTGTAAAAGATGCTGAGGGCAACATTACGGAGATCATTGCTGAGTACAATCCTAACTCTAAGAGTGGTCAAGATACAAGTGGTATCAAAGTAAAAAGTGCTATTCAGTGGGTAGATGCTGCGAGTGCTAAAACTGTAGAAGTAAGACTTTATGACAGACTATATAAAAATGAAGCACCTGAAAGTCTTGACGACCTTAATCCGGATTCACTAAAAGTTATTAGCAATGCTCTTATCGAGCCTGCTGTAATCACTGAAAGACCAGATGAGAGATTCCAGTTTGAAAGACAAGGGTACTTCTATGCCGATCCAATTAATTATACAGATGAAAAACCTGTATTTAACAAGATTGTAGGACTTAAAGACTCTTGGTCTAAAAAAGAAAAAGCAACTGCACAAAAAGAAGATAAAAAGCCTCAAGAGAAAAAAGTACAGATCGATGGTGAAGTTGAGCCTATGACTGAAACCGAACAAGCACTTTTTGACAAGTACACTAATGAGCTTAAACTAAACAGCATGGTTGCGGATATTTTAGCTCGTGACGAGCAATTGTCGTCTTTCTATGCAGAAGCTCTGTCTGTAAACAATTCTGCTGTTACTACGGCTAATATAGTGGCAAATGAAGTGGCTCGTGAATTAAAAGAGAAGCAGGTGAGCGATCTTAAGTTTACTGCTGTACAAATAGCTGAACTTGTAAAAATGGTTGATGATGAGACTATTTCAAATAAGATTGCCAAACAAGTACTTGAAGAGATGTCTACAAGCGGAGAAAACCCTGCACAGATAGTTGAAGCTAAAGGACTTATACAAATAAGCGATCCTGCGCAAATTCTACCTATTATCGAAGAAATAATAGCCAAAAATCCGGATAACGTAGAAAAGTTTAAAGCAGGAAACACAAAACTGCTAGGATTCTTTGTAGGGCAGGTTCTAAAAGCAACAGGCGGAAAAGCAAATCCACAGGTTGTAAACCAACTTGTAGCTGAACAATTAAAATAA
- a CDS encoding glutamate--tRNA ligase family protein translates to MLRFAFSPTRDMELGDLRVALINFIVAQQRKEDLIVRVDDTSTRNNIEGKDKEYLDILDLFGIRYTQTIHESQNFRFHTAMALQLMHEKKAFSCFCSPDWIQGKMDEAQAANKPYLYDDACANLPAELVIDNTNPFTVRIHRPEKDITVTDAIQGELTFKADTIDSFMILKQDKTPMADFASAVEDMLSDISLVIQDQDHIESAPKQVYVRDSLQYDKKVQYAHIPPMTGNDIPSVTSLLEQGYLPKAIVNYLISMDLEDAIEQFDLAKLSPLPVAFDLEKLKEINKQQLKSMDAKELSRYVGFADSEIGELARLYVDEVETTRGLKTKIAPIFSERNIPEAYQEQCDIIKSCVQQAPYFEEYDAFKAYIIKETGMTEENFSKGLRILLTNSEEGPELTEIYKYLKNYLGEIIK, encoded by the coding sequence ATGTTAAGATTTGCTTTCAGCCCTACTCGCGATATGGAGCTTGGGGACTTAAGAGTCGCTCTCATAAACTTTATAGTTGCCCAGCAGCGTAAAGAAGACTTAATAGTAAGAGTTGACGATACAAGTACAAGAAACAATATAGAAGGGAAAGATAAAGAGTACCTGGACATTCTTGACCTTTTTGGGATCAGATACACGCAAACGATCCATGAAAGCCAAAACTTCCGTTTCCACACTGCTATGGCTCTACAGCTTATGCATGAGAAAAAAGCGTTTAGCTGTTTCTGTTCTCCTGACTGGATTCAAGGCAAAATGGATGAGGCTCAGGCTGCAAACAAGCCGTATCTTTACGATGATGCGTGTGCCAATCTTCCTGCTGAACTTGTAATAGACAACACAAACCCTTTTACTGTACGTATCCACAGACCTGAAAAAGATATTACGGTTACAGATGCGATCCAAGGGGAACTGACATTTAAAGCAGATACGATCGACAGTTTTATGATCCTAAAGCAGGACAAAACGCCAATGGCTGATTTTGCTTCAGCTGTAGAAGATATGCTGAGTGACATCTCTTTAGTGATCCAAGATCAAGATCACATAGAGTCTGCACCAAAACAGGTTTACGTACGAGACTCCCTGCAGTATGATAAAAAAGTACAATACGCGCATATTCCGCCTATGACTGGCAATGACATCCCAAGCGTAACGTCACTTTTAGAACAAGGTTACCTTCCTAAAGCGATCGTAAATTATTTAATATCAATGGATTTAGAGGACGCTATAGAGCAGTTTGACCTTGCAAAACTCTCACCACTGCCTGTAGCTTTTGATCTTGAAAAACTAAAAGAGATCAACAAACAACAGCTCAAATCGATGGACGCAAAAGAGCTGTCCCGTTATGTTGGTTTTGCAGATTCAGAGATCGGAGAACTTGCACGTCTTTATGTAGATGAAGTTGAAACTACCAGAGGATTAAAAACAAAAATTGCTCCTATCTTTAGCGAAAGAAACATTCCAGAAGCATATCAAGAGCAATGCGATATAATTAAAAGCTGTGTACAGCAAGCACCCTACTTTGAAGAATATGATGCTTTTAAAGCGTATATCATCAAAGAAACAGGCATGACAGAGGAAAACTTCTCTAAAGGGCTGAGAATTTTACTTACAAATAGTGAAGAAGGTCCGGAACTGACTGAAATATACAAATATCTTAAAAATTACCTAGGGGAGATTATAAAATGA
- a CDS encoding response regulator, which yields MNNMDLIKLTEQTKKLTALVVEDEKVTNELLSSTFKNFFAGVESCFDGESALKLYEKTQPDIVFVDIIMPGMDGIELSRKIRAMNKDQIIIVISASNDMEKISESIEVGVNSFIQKPIDTKKILDLLGNVVAMIAKKKKIETKTFSISLPLDLYEEVNDNAKSESISKNAVIIRALRSFYE from the coding sequence ATGAACAATATGGACTTAATTAAACTAACTGAACAAACTAAGAAGTTAACTGCTTTAGTAGTTGAAGATGAAAAAGTTACAAATGAACTTTTAAGTTCTACATTTAAAAACTTTTTTGCAGGTGTAGAATCTTGTTTTGACGGAGAAAGTGCGTTAAAACTTTATGAAAAAACACAACCGGATATCGTTTTTGTTGACATTATTATGCCAGGTATGGATGGTATTGAGCTTTCTCGTAAAATCAGAGCTATGAATAAAGATCAAATCATTATCGTAATCTCTGCAAGTAACGATATGGAAAAAATCTCTGAATCTATCGAAGTTGGTGTAAACAGTTTCATTCAAAAACCAATTGATACGAAAAAGATCTTAGACTTGCTTGGAAATGTTGTAGCTATGATCGCTAAGAAGAAAAAAATTGAGACAAAAACATTCTCAATCTCTCTTCCATTAGACCTTTATGAAGAAGTAAATGACAACGCAAAATCTGAAAGTATCTCTAAAAATGCTGTAATTATTAGAGCACTTCGTAGTTTTTATGAATAA
- a CDS encoding AbiV family abortive infection protein, whose amino-acid sequence MEKKGFHIAHEASLVVSDEYTGLHGSDEYNAAVTHVYDLIRASYTLFRNSSFAPSLFLSITVFEEIAKIKAGHMRAWGTEREKVKRGKDPLFNHGKKHKISVDPIYLIGDRIANSIGAERAKEIFDGYELGKYSSLREESLYFSRTNKGLHIPAQKIELTLAAEHLLIAIEIFIDEFWGMTAEASEICDITDELYSEVEAELKSS is encoded by the coding sequence ATGGAAAAGAAAGGATTTCATATAGCTCATGAGGCTTCCTTAGTTGTTTCTGATGAATATACTGGTTTGCATGGAAGCGATGAATACAATGCAGCTGTTACGCATGTTTATGATTTAATACGGGCATCATATACTTTATTTAGAAACAGTAGTTTCGCACCATCTTTATTCTTATCAATCACAGTATTTGAAGAGATCGCGAAAATAAAAGCTGGTCACATGCGTGCTTGGGGCACTGAACGAGAAAAAGTAAAACGAGGAAAAGACCCGCTTTTTAATCATGGAAAGAAGCATAAAATATCAGTGGACCCTATTTACTTAATAGGTGATCGTATAGCAAACAGTATTGGAGCTGAGAGGGCTAAAGAAATTTTTGACGGATATGAGTTAGGAAAGTATTCATCACTAAGAGAAGAGTCGCTATATTTTTCACGCACAAATAAGGGGTTACACATCCCTGCTCAAAAAATAGAACTAACTTTAGCTGCAGAACACCTACTGATAGCAATTGAAATATTTATTGATGAGTTCTGGGGTATGACTGCTGAAGCATCAGAAATTTGTGATATAACTGACGAATTATACTCAGAGGTAGAGGCTGAACTTAAGAGCAGCTAA
- the mobB gene encoding molybdopterin-guanine dinucleotide biosynthesis protein B: MEKRIAVGFTGPSNSGKTTLILKVARKLIHEHGLEVAIIKHDPKDKARFDVEGKDSYKFSDTGAEVIVTSPNRTTYFSHRESSLDEMIRLFNHFDVLLVEGLKGLPLPRISIFRNTIDEDYFPFMNALAIDETINIVDYKVPHDVDMLNLNDPDEVISWIFKNAKQV; encoded by the coding sequence ATGGAAAAGAGAATAGCAGTAGGTTTTACGGGACCTTCAAACAGCGGAAAAACTACATTAATACTCAAAGTTGCAAGAAAATTGATCCATGAACATGGACTTGAAGTGGCGATTATTAAGCATGATCCTAAAGACAAAGCAAGATTTGACGTTGAAGGGAAAGACAGTTACAAGTTTAGCGATACTGGTGCTGAAGTTATAGTAACCTCCCCTAACAGAACAACTTACTTTTCACATAGAGAATCTTCTTTAGATGAGATGATCAGACTTTTTAACCATTTCGATGTATTGCTCGTTGAAGGTTTAAAAGGCTTGCCACTGCCTAGAATCAGTATTTTTAGAAATACTATAGATGAAGATTACTTCCCGTTTATGAATGCTTTGGCAATTGATGAGACAATTAATATTGTAGATTATAAAGTGCCACATGATGTAGACATGCTAAATCTTAACGATCCGGATGAAGTGATATCTTGGATATTTAAAAACGCAAAACAAGTTTAA